Below is a window of Mycolicibacterium chitae DNA.
TAGCTGGTCCGCGGCGCTGCGCTCGGCGTCGGTAGCGGCCCGGCGGACCGCCGGTGCGTCTGGATCGATGGCCGGCAGATCCCGCACCGGCATCAACAGCCGCCACTCCAGGGCGATCGTCGAAATGCCGCAATGGTGAAACCTCATCGAAACCCGGTGTGCCGCAGGGTGATTTCCGCGCGCCCACACACGCAGCGCAGTGACGCCGGTGCCCTGCCAACCGCCGTCTACATTCAGCTCGAGCCCGATCTTCTCCAGCAGCAACGTCGTGATCCCGCGCGAGCGGAACTCGGGCCGTACCACGTAGGAGACCTCACCGATGCCTCCGGGGCGGGGTTGCACCCGTAGGTAGGCGGCGAGGACATGAGCCAGGGCGAGTTCCGTGTCGTCCAGTCGCGGGTCGGCACGCAACCAGACCAGCAGGTGCGAGGTGCCCTCGCTCATCAGGTCGTCGAGGTGCAGCTGCGGAAAACCCGCCTCGTCGTCGTATGCCGCAGCCGAGCGGAGCAGGTGCTGCAGTTCCGGCTCATCGGCGGCCGTCAGCTCAGTTCGCCACTCGAAATCGATCATGCCAGCAACTTGGCCAGTTCGCGGTGGAAGATCTGGTTGATCACCTCGTTGCGCCCCAGCAGCAGTGATCCGCTGTTGGTGCTCTCGACCGCAGACTGCGCGCCGCGCAGCAACGGGAAATCCTCCTCGTGCAGCACGGCCAACAGGATCTTCCAGTTCTTCTCCCAGTTGTGGTTCCACTTCTCCTCGCTGAGGCCGCTGTCCTCGAGCGTGGGCACCATGAGCCGCATCTCCATCCGGCACCGCCCCGGATCCTTCGGATGCGGACGGAACGTCAACAGCTGGAAGTGGTCCGGCTGCCGCAGCAGCGTGCTGTTGGGTCCCAGGTAGTGCGATTCGGTGATGTTCTTCGACAGGTCGCGATCGCCGGGGTCCTCCTCGAGCCACTTGTCGATCGTCTTGCGCGGCGCGATGAAACGTGCGTGCTGACCGAAGTCCTCGACCACCATCACATTGGTATGAATGTGCTTGGCCGCGGTGTTGGGGTGCGCGTACTGGACGTGGTAGCCGTCGAGGAAGGCGTCCTGCATGATCTTCCAGTTGACCGGCTCGTCGAAGCCCTCAGCCCGGAACGTGATCAGCTTGTCGAGTTCGTAGCCCTCAAGGATGCCGTCCATTTCCGGTCCGAGCCACGAGGTGACGTCGATTTCCCCGCTCGCGTCGTCGACCACCCAGATGAAGCCGGCGCGTTCCTCACAGGGCAACTCGACCAGGCCCTGGACGGAGCGGTCGATATCACCGAAGGTGTTGTCCCGGGTGATCGTCCGCAGCGTTCCGTCGGTGTCGTAGGACCAGCGGTGGTAACCGCAGGAGAAGATGCGGCACCGGCCCTTCTCCTCCTTCTCGATGAGCGCGCCGCGGTGACGGCACATGTTGACTAGTGCCTTTACGCTGCCGTCGCTCTGCCGAACGATGATCACGTTGTTGTTCGGCAATCGCAGCGTGATGAAGTCGCCGGGCCTGGGCACCTCGCTGCCATGCGCGACGATCGAGGGCACCCGCCCGAACACCCGCTCGCGCTCGCGGGCGGCGATCTCGGGGTCGACGTAGCGCTTGGTGTCGAATGTCTGGACGTCCGCGAACTCGTCGGTCGTCTCGTTGCGCAGGTGCTCGAGCAACCTGCGAATCCGGTCCGCTCGCGGCGCGATTGACTGCGTCATCTAGACCTCCTGGTCTTCAAGGCTCATCTACCGTTAGCCTAAAGCCATTAGGTAAATATGGCAAGTCGTTCCCCACGGTTTTGATGAAGCCGTCGCAGTTCCGAAACGGCGACGCCGCCGTACCACAGGCACGGCGGCGTCGATGCTGATCGTTCGGTTACAACGTCGGCTCCCCCTGATCCTCCGGGAAGGGAATCGCCACGCGGGCCAGCGTCCCACCGTCGCACGACGAGATCGTCTGCCCCGTCGTATAGGCAGCCTCGTCGGAAGCCAGGAACAGCGCCGTGTACGCGTTGTCC
It encodes the following:
- a CDS encoding aromatic ring-hydroxylating oxygenase subunit alpha, producing the protein MTQSIAPRADRIRRLLEHLRNETTDEFADVQTFDTKRYVDPEIAARERERVFGRVPSIVAHGSEVPRPGDFITLRLPNNNVIIVRQSDGSVKALVNMCRHRGALIEKEEKGRCRIFSCGYHRWSYDTDGTLRTITRDNTFGDIDRSVQGLVELPCEERAGFIWVVDDASGEIDVTSWLGPEMDGILEGYELDKLITFRAEGFDEPVNWKIMQDAFLDGYHVQYAHPNTAAKHIHTNVMVVEDFGQHARFIAPRKTIDKWLEEDPGDRDLSKNITESHYLGPNSTLLRQPDHFQLLTFRPHPKDPGRCRMEMRLMVPTLEDSGLSEEKWNHNWEKNWKILLAVLHEEDFPLLRGAQSAVESTNSGSLLLGRNEVINQIFHRELAKLLA